The following are encoded in a window of Pseudalgibacter alginicilyticus genomic DNA:
- a CDS encoding RagB/SusD family nutrient uptake outer membrane protein: MKQYKNIFLSLIFASTLLTSCESLLEVSPEEVLLEEDYLGDDKLDARSALFGILSQMQEITGQYIVLGEMRADLVDVTVNAEDDIRQISTHDINPNNKYINPSVLFSIINNCNFALNGIDTEAYDGILEDDYASIMRIRTWAQIQILINYGKLPYITKPISTAEDLKEEYLLLDFDQAINQLIQNLQAVASIDNVSKYENSLGYNIFNMIPDGDVLLGDLNLWKGQYVTAANYYKNFFSKNVGLTGRYNLTSYFVITNLSGGNYSTVTYRPSIFLNDAVQVGEVINYTAFSDQYRQPNSSFQVLTNQMKPSTLAISNWDAQFKSYLGATYPGGEGDNRTNLLDDDGRPSSYSGSGDDARIAKYNNEYFIWNRAARVYLRYAEAINYAGHPEQALAVVNGIFNSTTTPTIDNSPFLNNPESYLNFTTGIYYISNDNGVIVSGNQGIRGRVSMAPLSVDPSLNEQETIEAVGQIILEESALELAFEGTRWEDLMRFAYRNNDPSIVADAVASKFASAGDVATAAIVQQKLLNSDNWFLPLTIPDNFISQ; encoded by the coding sequence ATGAAACAGTATAAAAATATTTTTTTAAGCCTAATTTTCGCTTCAACTCTACTAACATCGTGTGAAAGTCTTTTAGAGGTTTCTCCAGAAGAAGTGTTGTTGGAAGAAGATTATTTAGGTGATGACAAGCTTGATGCAAGGTCGGCTTTATTCGGAATTTTATCCCAAATGCAAGAAATTACAGGTCAGTATATAGTGCTGGGTGAAATGAGAGCCGATTTGGTAGATGTAACTGTAAACGCAGAAGACGATATTAGACAAATCAGTACACATGATATAAATCCAAATAATAAATATATTAATCCATCAGTATTGTTCTCAATAATAAACAATTGTAATTTTGCTTTAAATGGGATTGATACCGAAGCTTATGATGGTATTTTGGAAGACGATTACGCTTCTATTATGCGAATTAGAACTTGGGCACAAATACAGATTTTAATAAACTACGGTAAGCTTCCATATATTACGAAGCCTATCTCCACTGCGGAAGATTTAAAAGAAGAATACCTATTGCTTGATTTTGATCAAGCTATAAATCAGTTAATCCAAAACCTACAAGCTGTTGCAAGCATAGATAATGTTTCCAAATACGAAAATTCATTAGGATACAATATTTTTAATATGATTCCAGATGGCGATGTGCTATTGGGCGATTTAAATTTATGGAAAGGACAATATGTTACGGCCGCAAACTATTATAAAAACTTTTTCAGTAAAAATGTTGGTCTTACTGGGCGTTATAATTTAACATCCTATTTTGTAATTACTAATTTAAGTGGAGGGAATTATTCAACGGTAACATATAGACCTTCAATTTTTTTAAACGATGCAGTACAAGTTGGTGAAGTAATTAATTATACGGCATTTAGCGATCAGTATAGACAGCCAAACAGTAGTTTTCAAGTTCTTACAAATCAAATGAAGCCTTCTACTTTGGCTATTTCAAACTGGGATGCACAATTTAAAAGTTATTTAGGTGCAACATATCCTGGAGGAGAGGGAGATAACAGAACTAATTTATTGGATGATGACGGTAGACCAAGTTCGTATTCTGGCTCTGGGGATGATGCTAGAATAGCCAAGTATAATAATGAATATTTTATTTGGAACAGAGCAGCCCGCGTGTATCTTAGATATGCAGAAGCTATTAATTATGCTGGTCATCCTGAACAAGCTTTGGCTGTTGTTAACGGTATTTTTAATTCCACTACCACTCCTACAATTGATAATTCACCATTTTTAAATAATCCAGAAAGCTATTTAAATTTTACTACAGGTATTTATTATATCTCTAATGATAATGGGGTTATAGTATCTGGAAATCAAGGTATAAGAGGGAGGGTAAGTATGGCGCCGTTAAGTGTTGATCCAAGTTTAAATGAACAAGAAACTATTGAAGCCGTCGGACAAATTATTTTAGAGGAATCAGCATTGGAATTGGCCTTTGAAGGTACCCGATGGGAAGATTTAATGCGTTTTGCCTACCGCAATAACGACCCAAGTATTGTAGCAGACGCTGTGGCAAGTAAATTTGCATCAGCAGGTGATGTGGCTACTGCAGCTATCGTGCAACAAAAATTATTGAACTCTGATAACTGGTTTTTACCTTTAACAATTCCTGATAATTTTATTTCGCAATAA
- a CDS encoding SusC/RagA family TonB-linked outer membrane protein, with translation MNYYLTMMKLKNKYTLFCILFLGITFALRAQEKSEIVVTGTVVDAANKEQLAGINVRVGIFASTLTDKTGKFTIKVPNSGATLIVSSPNYQTKEVALKGRTSVEIAIYNNDFESYYKVANMPTGHQSKASITSAIATKEGSISVPKESVANIINGEMSGTRAIMRSGVPGIGANIFIRGYNTLNGSTQPLIIIDGMMIETNTFTNNTLINGYSYDPLSDLNPKDIANITVIKDAASIYGSRGANGVILIETNKTVDVSTKIDFYVQGGLNFAPKNLPMMNSNQYRSYLANQLNNSGLYTNNQIANMPYFNENPAFQDYLKYHNDTDWQKQIFSNDYVNEYYFRVTGGDEVAKYGLSVGYSTNEGAVSSADFSRFTSRFNAEANITEKLSLNTNLSVSYTTRNLYDDGLYSTSPIYSALNKSPFLAPFVPNADGIVTDIYEDIDNIAGFSNPRAIIDNATFQAKNYNLYGLFEFGYKISNKINVQSLFGANYLKNRQNVFLPDLGLSTEFNEYGDEQNRTSKVNAESLFAFYNDTRLNYKNTINDVHDFSVNLGFRYHTNNYENSYSTSGNSADDQFTSLDSGNRLTYVTSGSIGNWNYASIYANANYAFLNKYFFSYNISTDASSRFGDDKSLGIFPALSAGWLISSENFMSNNSAIDQLKLRASYGLTGNDGIGNYNAESYFVSKRFLEGAGLVSGNIANSSIRWEETAKANLGLDVGLFNERLSFNIDYFNNVTDGLLNTIEIDPVFGYEDGYITNDGKLRNTGLEFSMNARLVNTPNFSWDIGGNISTYENEIVSLPGDRQIINVEGLNATILNQEGSALGLFYGYKTDGIYNNAAEATSAGLVWRDFAGFNQPFVAGDVRFVNTNGSDNVINEDDRVVIGDPNPDFTGMIYNKFIYKKITLSAVFSFSQGNDVYNALRWRTESMDGLANQSLATVNRWTVDNQNTNMPRAVYGDAVGNSRFSDRWIEDGSYIRLKTISLSYSPDIFNATFYVTANNIFTITDYLGYDPEVSASQVSYLQGIDAGFTPQYSSVLIGVRLGL, from the coding sequence ATGAATTATTATCTGACTATGATGAAATTAAAAAATAAGTATACCCTGTTTTGCATTTTATTTTTAGGAATCACTTTTGCATTGCGAGCACAAGAGAAATCTGAAATTGTTGTAACAGGAACGGTAGTGGATGCTGCAAATAAAGAGCAATTAGCAGGGATTAACGTTCGAGTAGGAATTTTTGCATCTACACTAACCGATAAAACAGGTAAATTTACAATTAAGGTCCCTAACTCAGGGGCAACTCTTATTGTTAGCAGCCCTAATTATCAAACGAAAGAGGTGGCTTTAAAAGGCCGAACAAGTGTAGAAATAGCAATTTACAATAATGATTTTGAATCGTATTACAAAGTAGCTAATATGCCTACTGGTCATCAATCAAAAGCTTCCATTACAAGTGCTATAGCTACTAAAGAGGGATCAATTTCTGTACCTAAAGAATCTGTTGCCAATATTATTAATGGTGAGATGAGTGGTACACGGGCTATCATGCGTTCAGGTGTACCAGGTATTGGAGCTAATATTTTTATTAGAGGTTACAATACTTTAAATGGGTCTACACAACCATTAATCATTATAGATGGTATGATGATTGAAACGAACACATTTACTAACAACACCTTAATAAATGGTTATAGTTATGATCCTCTATCAGATTTAAATCCCAAAGATATTGCCAATATTACTGTTATTAAAGATGCGGCATCTATTTATGGTTCTAGAGGTGCTAATGGAGTCATCCTAATTGAAACCAATAAAACGGTTGATGTTTCAACTAAAATAGATTTCTATGTTCAAGGAGGTTTAAATTTTGCACCAAAGAATCTTCCAATGATGAATAGCAACCAATATAGATCTTATTTAGCTAATCAATTGAATAACTCTGGGTTATATACAAATAATCAAATAGCTAATATGCCTTACTTTAATGAAAATCCGGCTTTTCAAGATTACCTAAAGTATCATAATGATACCGATTGGCAAAAGCAAATATTTAGTAATGATTATGTAAATGAATATTATTTTAGAGTGACAGGGGGAGATGAAGTAGCAAAATATGGGTTGTCTGTTGGTTATTCAACTAATGAAGGCGCAGTTTCAAGTGCTGATTTTAGCAGATTTACATCACGTTTCAATGCGGAAGCTAATATAACTGAAAAATTATCGTTAAACACTAACTTAAGTGTAAGTTATACAACACGTAATCTGTATGATGATGGTTTGTATAGTACATCACCTATTTATTCGGCACTTAATAAGTCGCCATTTCTAGCACCATTTGTTCCTAATGCTGATGGTATTGTAACAGATATTTATGAAGACATTGACAATATAGCAGGTTTTAGTAATCCAAGAGCAATCATTGATAATGCTACTTTTCAAGCTAAAAATTATAACCTATACGGACTTTTTGAATTTGGATATAAAATATCAAATAAAATAAACGTTCAATCTTTATTTGGGGCAAATTATTTAAAAAATAGACAGAATGTGTTTTTACCAGATTTGGGACTTTCTACTGAATTTAATGAATATGGTGATGAACAAAACAGAACATCCAAAGTTAATGCAGAAAGTCTATTTGCATTCTATAATGATACCAGATTAAACTATAAAAACACTATAAATGATGTTCATGATTTTTCTGTAAACTTAGGATTCCGTTATCATACAAATAATTATGAAAATTCATATTCTACTAGCGGTAACTCTGCAGATGATCAATTTACCTCTTTGGATAGTGGTAATAGATTAACATATGTTACTTCAGGGAGTATAGGGAACTGGAATTATGCTTCTATTTACGCTAATGCAAATTATGCGTTCTTAAATAAGTATTTTTTTAGTTATAATATTTCTACCGATGCTTCTTCTCGTTTTGGAGATGATAAATCCCTTGGTATTTTTCCAGCACTTAGTGCAGGTTGGTTAATTTCTTCAGAAAATTTTATGTCTAACAATTCAGCTATAGATCAATTGAAATTACGAGCGAGTTATGGTTTAACTGGTAACGATGGTATTGGTAATTACAATGCAGAATCTTACTTTGTTTCTAAAAGGTTTTTAGAAGGAGCAGGTCTTGTAAGTGGTAATATAGCAAACAGTTCTATCAGGTGGGAAGAAACAGCTAAAGCAAACCTTGGTTTAGATGTTGGTTTATTTAACGAGCGTTTATCATTTAATATTGATTATTTTAATAACGTAACAGATGGTTTGCTTAATACTATTGAAATAGATCCTGTTTTTGGATATGAAGATGGTTATATCACTAACGATGGAAAGCTTAGAAATACAGGTTTAGAATTCAGTATGAATGCACGTTTAGTGAACACTCCTAATTTTAGTTGGGATATTGGAGGTAATATTTCTACATATGAAAATGAAATTGTTTCGTTGCCAGGAGATAGACAAATTATTAACGTTGAAGGTTTAAATGCTACCATTTTAAACCAAGAAGGAAGTGCGTTAGGATTATTCTACGGTTATAAAACAGACGGTATATATAACAATGCTGCAGAGGCTACATCAGCTGGGTTGGTTTGGAGAGATTTTGCAGGTTTTAATCAACCATTTGTTGCGGGCGATGTTAGATTTGTAAATACCAACGGTTCAGATAATGTTATTAATGAAGATGATAGAGTTGTAATTGGAGACCCAAATCCAGATTTTACTGGGATGATTTACAATAAGTTTATCTATAAAAAGATTACTTTATCAGCTGTATTTTCATTTAGCCAAGGTAATGATGTTTACAATGCTTTAAGGTGGAGAACAGAGTCTATGGATGGATTAGCTAACCAAAGTTTAGCAACGGTTAACCGCTGGACAGTTGATAATCAAAACACTAATATGCCACGTGCTGTTTATGGAGATGCTGTTGGAAATTCAAGATTTTCAGATAGATGGATAGAAGACGGATCGTACATACGGCTTAAAACAATATCTTTATCATATAGCCCAGATATTTTTAACGCTACATTTTATGTAACAGCTAATAATATATTTACAATCACAGATTATTTAGGTTACGATCCTGAAGTAAGCGCATCTCAAGTAAGTTATTTGCAAGGTATAGATGCAGGTTTTACACCACAATACAGTTCTGTACTCATTGGAGTTCGGTTAGGACTATAA
- a CDS encoding fasciclin domain-containing protein, whose amino-acid sequence MKNKNNCIFNFSRLLVIVCIFFTVSCKEEAWDDHYDQQDSRLEKNIFTVLSENSEYSIFVTLLEQTGYKSQLQTSQAFTVWAPNNAAFAQVSSAILNDPDALKELIGNHISLFSYNTSSNQETLVKMFNDKYIEFINTSGISTFGGINLATKDILTSNGILHTINEVLEVSPNIWGYLNTNASEYPSLMAFLTQFNETVFDEGGSVKIGTNSLGQSVYDSVFVSSNSYFKTIGDLSSEERRYSFIGLTEQAYTGIYDTFKDYYYYPVADSIKANTDRTIFSNLNFPAVDIDDLNGNLVTTTGNSVNLDPNAITENLALSNGNVFVVDELNYDPKNVIYKEVFYEIENTDRRTIGNATALTVQKRFNRTSSGQFYSVVNLNQNPDAGETNNYFEISFSNVLSASYTLHLKFVPIGASKNTNLKFQLSYTDENKNTIVDDIPSVVINNQEDGEIQIGGTYDIPVFINEQKANSYFVKLKIFVDVSESQLILFDRTFGLDYAKLVPTE is encoded by the coding sequence ATGAAGAACAAAAACAACTGCATATTTAATTTCAGTCGATTACTGGTAATCGTTTGTATATTCTTTACGGTCAGCTGTAAAGAAGAAGCTTGGGATGACCATTACGACCAACAAGATTCTAGACTAGAAAAGAACATATTTACTGTATTGTCTGAAAATTCAGAATATTCAATATTTGTTACATTACTTGAGCAAACAGGCTATAAAAGTCAATTACAAACATCTCAAGCATTTACGGTTTGGGCACCAAACAATGCAGCTTTTGCTCAAGTGTCTAGTGCTATACTAAACGATCCTGACGCATTAAAAGAGTTGATAGGAAATCACATAAGCTTGTTTTCTTATAACACATCTAGTAATCAGGAAACCCTTGTAAAAATGTTCAATGATAAATATATTGAATTTATTAATACCTCTGGAATCTCTACTTTTGGAGGTATAAATCTTGCAACAAAGGATATACTGACATCCAATGGTATTCTGCACACTATAAATGAAGTTTTGGAGGTTAGCCCAAATATTTGGGGATATCTTAACACCAACGCAAGTGAATATCCTTCGTTAATGGCTTTTCTAACTCAATTTAATGAAACTGTTTTTGATGAGGGGGGTAGTGTTAAAATAGGAACTAACTCTTTAGGGCAGTCGGTTTATGATTCGGTTTTTGTTTCGTCAAATTCTTATTTTAAGACTATTGGTGATTTAAGTTCAGAAGAAAGACGTTATTCTTTTATAGGTCTTACAGAACAAGCTTACACAGGTATTTACGATACATTTAAAGATTATTATTATTATCCTGTAGCAGATTCTATTAAGGCAAATACTGATAGAACCATTTTTAGTAATTTAAATTTCCCAGCTGTTGATATTGATGATTTAAACGGTAATTTAGTTACTACTACAGGAAATTCGGTTAACTTAGATCCTAATGCTATTACAGAAAATCTGGCTTTAAGTAATGGAAACGTGTTTGTAGTAGATGAATTGAATTATGACCCAAAAAATGTAATTTATAAAGAGGTATTTTATGAAATAGAAAATACAGATAGAAGAACTATTGGTAATGCAACAGCTTTAACAGTTCAAAAAAGATTCAATAGAACGTCTTCAGGTCAATTCTACAGTGTAGTTAATTTAAACCAAAATCCAGATGCAGGGGAGACTAATAACTATTTTGAAATATCTTTTAGCAATGTATTGTCGGCAAGCTATACACTTCATTTAAAGTTTGTACCCATAGGAGCTTCTAAAAACACAAACTTAAAGTTTCAATTAAGCTATACCGATGAAAATAAAAACACAATAGTAGACGACATTCCTTCTGTAGTAATAAATAATCAAGAGGATGGAGAAATCCAAATAGGTGGAACATATGATATTCCAGTATTTATTAATGAACAAAAGGCTAATAGCTATTTTGTTAAACTAAAGATATTTGTTGATGTTAGTGAGTCTCAACTGATATTATTTGATCGCACATTTGGTTTAGATTATGCAAAATTAGTTCCAACCGAATAA
- a CDS encoding fasciclin domain-containing protein: MKNNRLITWIGGLALIMLGMIGCNDKLDGTTFFTSDQMTIIQTLESNPETFSSYIEILEKTDFYNSFKSYGNYTCFAPTNEAVKAFLMEKFNVESVSAITNPEDIEFLKIVVKFQTIPSGRGTSGFVEGRLADTTFTGDYLTTSFLKGGGIANVEINRTVGLEEYDISANNGIIHTINGVLDPYIDPVPVVMEKAGNHTIFVEALKQTGYYEKFSVIFNEFGSKNNFTILAESDEVYAQEGIHSFDDLVTRFSPNDSDFTNPENDLNRFVAYHATQNFLYSRNFPEDAFVNTVLERNAWKSFKTDTELRINETETGEYDTWTSLIISESNFPAKNGVYHTVNKLFTIFIPKPKHIIFDVVSDQPEYQSRLISAGSNVPSTSWEFIRWFPEGNKRYLQQSNRINLNNNILDVGGYSWIEFDTPVLPKGKYEMLISSNGGNSARGIFQVYWDGEPIGSLYDLTLSTAAKGFPDEALMESRGWRHGYKCITNNAGVTQYDTAGASRFIITRELLCPEQKRHVIRLEAVKAGGSPIDYIEWIPVVENGPADDSECYND, encoded by the coding sequence ATGAAAAATAATAGACTTATTACTTGGATTGGAGGGCTTGCCTTAATTATGCTTGGCATGATAGGATGCAATGACAAACTCGATGGAACCACATTTTTTACTTCAGACCAAATGACGATTATCCAAACATTGGAATCTAATCCTGAGACGTTTTCGTCTTACATAGAAATTCTTGAAAAAACAGATTTTTATAACTCTTTTAAAAGCTATGGAAACTATACCTGTTTTGCTCCTACCAATGAAGCTGTAAAGGCTTTTTTGATGGAAAAGTTCAATGTAGAATCTGTAAGTGCAATAACCAATCCAGAGGATATTGAATTTTTAAAAATTGTTGTTAAGTTTCAAACCATACCATCTGGTAGAGGCACCAGTGGCTTTGTAGAAGGAAGGCTTGCAGATACTACTTTTACAGGAGATTATCTTACAACATCCTTTTTAAAAGGAGGAGGAATTGCTAATGTAGAGATTAACCGTACAGTAGGGTTAGAGGAGTATGATATAAGTGCTAATAACGGAATTATACATACTATTAACGGTGTGTTAGATCCATATATTGATCCCGTGCCAGTAGTTATGGAAAAAGCAGGGAACCATACTATTTTTGTTGAGGCCTTAAAGCAAACGGGGTATTATGAAAAGTTTTCAGTTATTTTCAATGAATTTGGTTCAAAGAACAATTTTACCATTTTAGCTGAATCCGACGAAGTTTACGCTCAAGAAGGAATTCATTCATTTGATGATTTAGTTACTCGGTTTTCTCCAAACGATAGCGATTTTACCAATCCTGAAAATGATTTGAACAGGTTTGTTGCATATCATGCAACACAGAATTTTTTATACTCAAGAAATTTTCCAGAGGATGCATTTGTAAATACAGTTTTAGAAAGAAATGCTTGGAAATCGTTTAAAACGGATACAGAACTTAGAATAAACGAAACAGAAACAGGCGAGTATGATACTTGGACGTCATTGATAATAAGTGAGAGTAACTTTCCTGCTAAAAATGGGGTTTATCATACTGTAAATAAGCTATTTACTATATTTATACCTAAGCCAAAGCATATCATTTTTGATGTAGTAAGCGATCAGCCAGAATACCAATCTAGGTTAATTTCAGCAGGTTCAAACGTGCCAAGTACATCATGGGAATTTATTAGATGGTTTCCGGAAGGCAACAAACGTTATTTACAACAATCAAACAGGATAAATTTAAACAATAATATTTTAGACGTTGGAGGTTATTCATGGATAGAATTTGATACGCCAGTGTTGCCCAAAGGAAAATACGAGATGTTAATTTCTAGTAATGGAGGTAATAGTGCAAGAGGGATCTTTCAAGTATATTGGGATGGAGAGCCTATTGGGTCACTTTATGATTTAACATTAAGTACAGCAGCTAAAGGGTTTCCTGATGAAGCGCTTATGGAGTCCAGAGGGTGGCGTCATGGTTACAAATGTATAACAAACAATGCAGGAGTTACTCAATATGATACTGCAGGTGCTAGTAGGTTTATAATTACCAGAGAATTGTTATGCCCAGAACAGAAACGTCATGTTATAAGGTTAGAAGCTGTTAAGGCAGGTGGTAGCCCTATAGATTATATTGAATGGATTCCTGTTGTTGAAAATGGACCAGCTGATGATTCTGAATGTTATAATGATTAG
- a CDS encoding fasciclin domain-containing protein → MKTNKFITWLGGVVLIIVVSVGCKDELEDTTFFTSDEMTVIQTLESNPETFSSYIEILEKTDLYNAFKSYGNYTCFVPTNEAVKAFLMEKFNVESVSAITNPEDIEFLKIVVKFQTIPSGRGTSGFVEGRLVDTTYTGDYLTTSFLKGGGIANVEINRTVGLVAYDIRATNGLIHATNGVLDPYIDPVPAVMEKAGNHTIFVEALKQTGYYEKFSVIFNEFGSKNNFTILAESDEVYAQEGIHSFDDLVTRFSPNDSDFTNPENDLNRFVAYHATQNFLYSRNFPEDAFVNTVLERNAWKSFKTDTELRINETETGEDDTWTSLIISESNFPAKNGVYHTVNKLFTIFTPKPKHIIFDVVSDQPEYQSRLIRAGSNVPSTSWEFIRWFPEGNKRYLQQSNRINLNNNILDVGGYSWIEFDTPVLPKGKYEMLISSNGGNKARGIFQVYWDGEPIGSLYDLTINTAGKGFPDEALMESRGWRHGYKCITNNAGATQYDAAGASRFIITRELLCPEQKRHVIRLEAVKAGGSPIDYIEWIPVVENGPADDSECYND, encoded by the coding sequence ATGAAAACTAATAAATTTATTACATGGCTAGGTGGCGTCGTATTAATTATAGTCGTCAGTGTAGGATGCAAAGACGAACTTGAGGATACCACGTTCTTTACTTCGGATGAAATGACTGTTATCCAAACATTGGAATCTAATCCTGAGACGTTTTCGTCTTACATTGAGATTCTTGAAAAAACAGATTTGTATAATGCATTTAAAAGTTATGGAAACTATACCTGTTTTGTGCCTACCAATGAAGCTGTAAAGGCTTTTTTGATGGAAAAGTTCAATGTAGAATCTGTAAGTGCAATAACCAATCCAGAGGATATTGAATTTTTAAAAATTGTTGTTAAGTTTCAAACCATACCATCTGGTAGAGGCACCAGTGGCTTTGTAGAAGGAAGGCTTGTTGATACAACATATACAGGAGATTATCTTACAACATCCTTTTTAAAAGGAGGAGGAATTGCCAATGTAGAGATTAACCGTACAGTAGGATTGGTTGCGTATGATATTAGAGCCACTAATGGTCTTATACACGCTACAAATGGTGTGTTAGACCCATATATTGACCCCGTGCCAGCAGTTATGGAAAAAGCAGGGAACCATACTATTTTTGTTGAGGCCTTAAAGCAAACGGGGTATTATGAAAAGTTTTCAGTTATTTTCAATGAATTTGGTTCAAAGAACAATTTTACCATTTTAGCTGAATCAGACGAAGTTTACGCTCAAGAAGGAATTCATTCATTTGATGATTTAGTTACTCGGTTTTCTCCAAATGATAGCGATTTTACCAATCCTGAAAATGATTTGAACAGGTTTGTTGCATATCATGCAACACAGAATTTTTTATACTCAAGAAATTTTCCAGAGGATGCATTTGTAAATACAGTTTTAGAAAGAAACGCTTGGAAATCGTTTAAAACGGATACAGAACTTAGAATAAACGAAACAGAAACAGGTGAGGATGATACTTGGACGTCATTGATAATAAGTGAGAGTAACTTTCCTGCTAAAAATGGGGTTTATCATACTGTAAATAAGCTATTTACTATATTTACGCCTAAGCCAAAGCATATCATTTTTGATGTAGTAAGCGATCAGCCAGAATACCAATCTAGGTTAATTAGAGCAGGTTCAAACGTGCCAAGTACATCATGGGAATTTATTAGATGGTTTCCGGAAGGCAACAAACGTTATTTACAACAATCAAACAGGATAAATTTAAACAATAATATTTTAGACGTTGGAGGTTATTCATGGATAGAATTTGATACGCCAGTGTTGCCCAAAGGAAAATACGAGATGTTAATCTCTAGTAATGGAGGTAATAAGGCAAGAGGGATCTTTCAAGTATATTGGGATGGAGAGCCTATTGGGTCACTTTATGATTTAACAATAAATACAGCAGGTAAAGGGTTTCCTGATGAAGCGCTTATGGAGTCCAGAGGGTGGCGTCATGGTTACAAATGTATAACAAACAATGCAGGAGCTACTCAATATGATGCTGCAGGTGCTAGTAGATTTATAATTACCAGAGAATTGTTATGCCCAGAACAGAAACGTCATGTTATAAGGTTAGAAGCTGTTAAGGCAGGTGGTAGCCCTATAGATTATATTGAATGGATTCCTGTTGTTGAAAATGGACCAGCTGATGATTCTGAATGTTATAATGATTAG